Proteins from a genomic interval of Arachis hypogaea cultivar Tifrunner chromosome 10, arahy.Tifrunner.gnm2.J5K5, whole genome shotgun sequence:
- the LOC112716632 gene encoding probable auxin efflux carrier component 1b: MISLSDLYHVLTAVVPLYVAMILAYGSVKWWKIFSPDQCSGINRFVALFAVPLLSFHFISTNNPYAMNYKFIAADSLQKAIVLVLLAIWSRISSRGSLEWSITLFSLSTLPNTLVMGIPLLKGMYGDSSGSLMVQIVVLQCIIWYTLMLFLFEYRGARLLIVEQFPDTAASIISFKVDSDIISLDGKEPLHTEAEVGEDGKLHVTVRKSTSSRSEIFSRRSHGAVSMTPRASNLTNAEIYSLQSSRNPTPRGSSFNHTDFYSMVNNGRNVSPRQSNFGNLGFDEENGRAVYSSHAAGAGVYPGPTSAGIFSPVTGPGAKKKGGGGGGADGGGKDLHMFVWSSSASPVSEGGIHVFRGGDYGNDHLGGVAHQKDYEEFGHDEFSFGNRTVANGVDKEGPVLSKLGSSSTAELHPKNGAQGESKPTNMPPTSVMTRLILIMVSRKLVRNPNTYSSLIGLTWSLISFKWNVVMPAIVAKSISILSDAGLGMAMFSLGLFMALQPKIIACGNTVASFAMAVRFLTGPAVMAVASIVVGLRGVLLHIAIVQAALPQGIVPFVFAKEYNVHPDILSTGVIFGMLIALPITLVYYILLGL; encoded by the exons ATGATAAGCCTTTCGGACTTGTACCATGTTCTCACTGCAGTTGTTCCACTCTATGTAGCCATGATCCTTGCTTACGGCTCTGTCAAATGGTGGAAGATTTTCAGCCCCGACCAATGCTCCGGCATAAACCGTTTCGTTGCTCTCTTTGCAGTTCCACTTCTCTCTTTTCACTTCATCTCCACCAACAACCCTTACGCCATGAATTACAAGTTCATTGCTGCAGACTCACTCCAAAAAGCCATTGTTCTTGTGCTGCTTGCAATATGGTCTAGAATCAGCTCAAGGGGTTCTTTGGAATGGTCCATAACACTCTTCTCTCTCTCAACTCTCCCTAACACACTCGTCATGGGGATTCCATTGTTGAAGGGTATGTATGGTGATTCATCAGGGAGCCTCATGGTTCAGATTGTGGTGCTTCAGTGTATCATATGGTACACTCTCATgttgttcttgtttgagtatagAGGTGCCAGGTTACTCATAGTGGAGCAGTTCCCTGATACTGCAGCGTCTATTATCTCATTCAAGGTTGATTCTGATATTATTTCTCTTGATGGCAAGGAACCTCTTCACACTGAGGCTGAGGTTGGTGAAGATGGCAAGTTGCACGTCACTGTCAGAAAGAGCACAAGTTCAAGGTCTGAGATTTTCTCTAGGCGTTCACATGGTGCTGTTTCAATGACTCCACGCGCTTCTAACTTGACCAATGCTGAGATATACTCTCTTCAATCCTCTAGGAACCCTACACCTAGAGGCTCTAGCTTCAACCACACTGATTTTTATTCTATGGTCAATAATGGGAGGAATGTTAGTCCAAGGCAGTCAAATTTTGGCAACTTGGGGTTTGATGAGGAAAATGGTAGAGCTGTGTATTCTTCTCATGCTGCTGGTGCTGGGGTGTATCCTGGTCCAACAAGTGCAGGGATCTTTTCACCTGTGACAGGTCCTGGGGCCAAGAAGAaaggtggcggtggtggtggtgctgatggtGGGGGAAAGGATCTTCACATGTTTGTATGGAGTTCAAGTGCTTCTCCTGTCTCAGAAGGTGGAATCCATGTCTTCAGAGGTGGAGATTATGGAAATGATCATCTTGGTGGGGTAGCTCACCAGAAAG ATTATGAAGAGTTTGGGCACGATGAGTTCAGCTTTGGTAACAGAACAGTTGCTAATGGTGTTGACAAGGAAGGGCCAGTGCTTTCAAAGCTTGGTTCAAGTTCCACAGCTGAGCTTCACCCCAAAAATGGAGCTCAAGGTGAGTCCAAACCAACCAACATGCCACCTACTAGTGTTATGACAAGACTCATCTTGATCATGGTTTCGAGGAAGCTGGTTAGGAATCCCAACACTTACTCTAGCCTAATTGGCCTCACATGGTCTTTGATCTCATTCAA GTGGAATGTTGTTATGCCTGCCATTGTTGCCAAATCAATATCAATTCTATCTGATGCAGGCCTTGGCATGGCCATGTTTAGCCTTG GGCTATTTATGGCATTGCAACCAAAGATCATTGCCTGCGGAAACACGGTCGCTTCATTCGCTATGGCGGTTCGTTTCCTCACTGGCCCTGCAGTAATGGCTGTAGCATCAATTGTGGTAGGACTCAGGGGAGTTTTGTTGCACATTGCCATTGTAcag GCTGCCCTGCCTCAAGGAATTGTACCCTTTGTGTTTGCTAAGGAATACAACGTTCATCCTGATATATTAAGCACAGG GGTTATATTTGGGATGCTAATTGCTCTTCCTATTACTctagtttattatattttgttGGGGCTGTGA